The proteins below come from a single Micromonospora citrea genomic window:
- a CDS encoding glycosyltransferase family 2 protein, with protein MSVIVPVYDEGEAILRCLERMLREVLLPAEVLVVHDTPEDTTVPYVEEVARTDPRVRAVLNTYGRGPANAIRFGIDAARAPVVVVTMADGCDDPRQIDELARLVDRGVVVAAASRYMPGGQQVGGPRLKRLMSRWAGRSLYTFARVGTRDATNSFKAYDTAFVREVGIESRTGFEIGLELTAKATRLRLPVAEIPTIWLDRPLGESHFDLGRFLPGYLRWYFFAYGRRLSRESLAGRAAPTGAVPAQRDPQGSTEFETTA; from the coding sequence GTGTCGGTGATCGTCCCCGTCTACGACGAGGGCGAGGCGATCCTGCGCTGCCTTGAGCGGATGCTGCGGGAGGTGCTGCTCCCCGCCGAGGTGCTCGTCGTGCACGACACGCCCGAGGACACCACCGTCCCGTACGTCGAGGAGGTCGCCCGCACGGATCCTCGGGTGCGGGCGGTGCTCAACACCTACGGTCGCGGCCCGGCCAACGCGATCCGGTTCGGCATCGACGCGGCGCGCGCCCCGGTCGTGGTGGTCACCATGGCCGACGGCTGCGACGACCCCCGCCAGATCGACGAGCTGGCCCGGCTGGTCGACCGGGGGGTGGTGGTGGCCGCCGCGTCCCGCTACATGCCCGGCGGCCAGCAGGTCGGCGGGCCCCGGCTGAAGCGGCTGATGTCGCGCTGGGCGGGGCGCAGCCTCTACACCTTCGCCCGCGTCGGCACCCGCGACGCCACCAACAGCTTCAAGGCGTACGACACCGCGTTCGTCCGTGAGGTGGGCATCGAGTCGCGGACGGGCTTCGAGATCGGGCTGGAGCTGACCGCGAAGGCGACCCGGCTGCGCCTGCCGGTGGCCGAGATCCCCACCATCTGGCTGGACCGCCCGCTGGGCGAGTCCCACTTCGACCTGGGTCGCTTCCTCCCCGGCTACCTGCGCTGGTACTTCTTCGCCTACGGTCGACGGCTGAGCCGGGAGAGCCTGGCCGGCCGCGCCGCCCCGACCGGGGCCGTGCCGGCCCAGCGCGACCCGCAGGGCAGCACCGAGTTCGAGACGACCGCATAG
- a CDS encoding nucleotide sugar dehydrogenase, protein MSDDSPVTSVDVCVVGGCGRVGLPLGIAFASRGLSVVLYDINAEAVATVNAATLPFAEPGADEALAEAVAAGRLRATTDPVSVGASEHLVVVVGTPVDEHLNPDLGAVPRALERCAEHLRDGQLVVLRSTVYPGVTALTEKLLAGKGIRADVAFCPERIAEGRAMTELFALPQIVAARTPAALARAEKLFRHLTEQIVPLEPEEAELAKLFTNTWRYIKFATANQFWMMANDFGLDFARIRHAVAYDYPRAADLPMPGFAAGPCLFKDTMQLAAFNRNNFVLGHSAMLINEGLPLYLVSRLEDRFDLSELTVGILGMAFKGGSDDPRESLAYKLRKILALKTRETLCTDPYVADDRFVDLPEVLRRADLLVIAAPHEQYARLETDKPVIDMWGLTGQGVRV, encoded by the coding sequence ATGTCTGATGATTCGCCGGTCACCTCCGTCGATGTCTGCGTCGTGGGCGGCTGCGGCCGGGTGGGGCTGCCGCTGGGCATCGCCTTCGCCTCCCGCGGCCTCTCCGTGGTGCTGTACGACATCAACGCCGAGGCGGTCGCCACGGTCAACGCGGCCACCCTGCCCTTCGCCGAGCCCGGCGCGGACGAGGCGCTCGCCGAGGCGGTCGCCGCCGGCCGGCTGCGGGCCACCACCGATCCGGTGAGCGTCGGCGCCTCCGAGCACCTCGTCGTCGTGGTCGGCACCCCGGTCGACGAGCACCTCAACCCCGACCTGGGCGCGGTGCCCCGGGCGTTGGAGCGCTGCGCCGAGCACCTGCGCGACGGGCAGTTGGTCGTGCTGCGCAGCACCGTCTACCCCGGCGTGACCGCGCTGACCGAGAAGCTCCTCGCCGGCAAGGGCATCCGCGCCGACGTGGCGTTCTGCCCCGAGCGGATCGCCGAGGGGCGGGCGATGACCGAGCTGTTCGCGCTGCCGCAGATCGTCGCCGCCCGTACGCCCGCGGCGTTGGCGCGCGCCGAGAAGCTCTTCCGGCACCTCACCGAGCAGATCGTGCCGCTCGAGCCGGAGGAGGCCGAGCTGGCGAAGCTGTTCACCAACACCTGGCGCTACATCAAGTTCGCCACCGCCAACCAGTTCTGGATGATGGCCAACGACTTCGGGCTCGACTTCGCCCGGATCCGGCACGCCGTGGCGTACGACTACCCCCGCGCGGCGGACCTGCCGATGCCCGGCTTCGCGGCCGGGCCGTGCCTGTTCAAGGACACCATGCAGCTCGCCGCGTTCAACCGGAACAACTTCGTGCTCGGCCACTCCGCGATGCTGATCAACGAGGGGCTGCCCCTCTACCTGGTGTCGCGGCTGGAGGACCGCTTCGACCTGTCGGAGCTGACCGTGGGCATCCTCGGCATGGCGTTCAAGGGCGGCAGCGACGATCCCCGGGAGAGCCTGGCGTACAAGCTGCGCAAGATCCTGGCGCTGAAGACCCGCGAGACGCTCTGCACGGATCCCTACGTGGCCGACGACCGGTTCGTCGACCTGCCGGAGGTGCTGCGCCGGGCCGACCTGCTGGTCATCGCCGCACCGCACGAGCAGTACGCCCGCCTGGAAACCGACAAGCCGGTGATCGACATGTGGGGGCTGACCGGGCAGGGGGTGCGGGTGTGA
- a CDS encoding AfsR/SARP family transcriptional regulator — MALTFQILGPVRVCRDGRPLRLPAGRPTAMLVTLLLHAGVAVPVERLREELWAGPAPASAVANLRSHASQLRRLLAAPDEPARLHARHGGYRLRVAPGELDAAEFERLAAEGHAAWSTGAPDLAAPLLERALALWSAADPPPAYGPATAAAFDGLRERRAAAREAYAACRLDLGDRGSPTLLALLRAHLAEHPLREPAWALLMTAQCRAGDQAAALETYRAACRSLAGELGVAPGPELTDLYRTLRRHEARPAPAVDRPTAHARDRPTAPRPVPHELPCAAAPFVGRHAELARLRAALTATSGQPVTVAVYGMAGAGKSALGLRAAAEVLDAFPDGQLHLDLGGSVAGVPLSPVEVAARVLRSFRAASGGAERAGLAEARARVRSLLFGRRVLLVLDNVADPAQVDGLLPARGGCALLLTSRCPVPDGDARPLRLDPLPPDDGLALLRATAGDRRVDEEPEAASTVVALCEGLPLALRTAARRLAEGPHWTMARLARLLRDERYRLAETGLRPRLTASYRRLGWAAPVFRRLGGARTGPVTAELAAALTGVPAEDAARALDRLVAAQLAEPAGPGSYRIGELVRLYAAELAAAAEQPSGQTGAGVPSR, encoded by the coding sequence ATGGCGCTGACGTTCCAGATCCTCGGTCCGGTCCGGGTCTGCCGCGACGGTCGACCGCTGCGCCTGCCCGCCGGCCGCCCCACCGCCATGCTGGTCACCCTGCTGCTGCACGCCGGCGTCGCCGTCCCGGTCGAGCGGCTGCGTGAGGAACTGTGGGCCGGGCCGGCCCCCGCCTCCGCGGTGGCGAACCTGCGCAGTCACGCCAGCCAGCTGCGCCGCCTCCTCGCCGCCCCCGACGAGCCGGCCAGGCTGCACGCCCGGCACGGCGGCTACCGGCTCCGGGTCGCCCCCGGCGAGCTGGACGCCGCCGAGTTCGAGCGGCTGGCCGCCGAGGGGCACGCGGCCTGGAGCACCGGCGCGCCCGACCTCGCGGCGCCGCTGCTGGAGCGGGCGCTGGCGCTGTGGTCGGCGGCGGACCCGCCACCGGCGTACGGGCCGGCGACCGCCGCCGCGTTCGACGGGCTGCGCGAGCGCCGGGCCGCCGCCCGGGAGGCGTACGCCGCCTGCCGGCTGGACCTCGGCGACCGGGGCAGCCCCACGCTGCTCGCCCTGCTGCGCGCCCACCTGGCCGAGCACCCGCTGCGCGAGCCGGCCTGGGCGCTGCTGATGACCGCCCAGTGCCGCGCCGGCGACCAGGCCGCCGCCCTGGAGACGTACCGGGCCGCGTGCCGGTCCCTCGCCGGGGAGCTGGGCGTCGCCCCCGGCCCCGAGCTGACCGACCTGTACCGCACGCTCCGGCGGCACGAGGCCCGCCCCGCGCCGGCCGTGGACCGCCCGACCGCCCACGCCCGGGACCGCCCCACCGCGCCCCGGCCGGTGCCGCACGAGCTGCCCTGCGCCGCCGCGCCCTTCGTCGGCAGGCACGCCGAGCTGGCCCGGCTGCGCGCCGCGCTGACCGCCACGTCCGGGCAGCCGGTGACCGTCGCCGTCTACGGCATGGCCGGCGCCGGCAAGTCGGCCCTCGGGCTGCGCGCGGCGGCCGAGGTCCTCGACGCCTTCCCCGACGGCCAGCTCCACCTCGACCTGGGCGGGTCGGTGGCGGGCGTCCCGCTCTCCCCCGTCGAGGTGGCCGCCCGGGTGCTGCGCTCGTTCCGGGCCGCCTCGGGCGGGGCGGAACGCGCCGGCCTCGCGGAGGCGCGCGCCCGGGTCCGGTCACTGCTGTTCGGCCGGCGGGTGCTGCTCGTGCTCGACAACGTCGCCGACCCGGCGCAGGTCGACGGGCTGCTCCCGGCGCGCGGCGGCTGCGCGCTGCTGCTCACCAGCCGCTGCCCGGTGCCCGACGGCGACGCCCGGCCGCTGCGGCTGGACCCGCTGCCGCCCGACGACGGGCTGGCCCTGCTGCGCGCCACCGCCGGCGACCGCCGGGTCGACGAGGAGCCGGAGGCGGCCTCGACGGTCGTCGCGCTCTGCGAGGGGCTGCCGCTGGCGTTGCGCACGGCGGCCCGGCGGCTGGCCGAGGGGCCGCACTGGACGATGGCGCGGCTGGCCCGGCTGCTGCGCGACGAGCGCTACCGGCTAGCGGAGACCGGGCTGCGCCCCCGGCTGACCGCGAGCTACCGCCGGCTCGGCTGGGCCGCGCCGGTGTTCCGCCGGCTGGGCGGGGCCCGGACGGGGCCGGTCACCGCCGAGCTGGCCGCCGCGCTGACCGGCGTGCCGGCGGAGGACGCGGCACGCGCCCTGGACCGGCTGGTGGCGGCGCAGCTCGCCGAGCCGGCCGGGCCGGGTAGCTACCGCATCGGCGAGCTGGTCCGGCTCTACGCCGCCGAGCTGGCCGCCGCCGCCGAGCAGCCGTCCGGTCAGACCGGCGCCGGGGTGCCCTCCCGGTAG